One Kitasatospora sp. NBC_01266 genomic window carries:
- a CDS encoding DUF4190 domain-containing protein, whose product MSQQGSATVREAAVGTAAASSPPWGTNRFARWARTCGLLALVPFALVFGVIALVQVRRSGQRGKGAAITGLIAALVWPMVIYDVVDMFSDHVQRDPGGGVSAIQVTSVFDLRPGDCFTVQSRDAGGGIQWVVLVPCAQNHDGRVYATPVLAFNESLTAEDAAKAACTQALPAATPAGVSMGYLYPDELDFSEGHGQASCYTSS is encoded by the coding sequence ATGAGCCAGCAGGGTTCTGCCACGGTGCGCGAGGCGGCGGTCGGCACTGCCGCCGCCAGCAGTCCGCCCTGGGGGACCAACCGCTTCGCCCGCTGGGCGCGCACCTGCGGGCTGCTGGCACTGGTGCCGTTCGCCCTGGTCTTCGGGGTGATCGCGCTGGTGCAGGTGCGGCGCAGCGGGCAGCGCGGCAAGGGCGCGGCGATCACCGGCCTGATCGCCGCGCTGGTGTGGCCCATGGTGATCTACGACGTGGTCGACATGTTCAGCGACCACGTCCAGCGGGACCCGGGCGGCGGGGTCTCCGCGATCCAGGTGACCAGCGTGTTCGACCTGCGGCCGGGTGACTGCTTCACGGTGCAGTCCAGGGACGCCGGCGGCGGGATCCAGTGGGTCGTTCTGGTCCCCTGCGCCCAGAACCATGACGGCAGGGTGTACGCGACACCCGTGCTGGCCTTCAACGAGTCCCTCACCGCCGAGGACGCCGCCAAGGCGGCCTGCACCCAGGCCCTGCCGGCCGCCACCCCCGCCGGTGTCTCGATGGGCTACCTCTACCCGGACGAGCTCGACTTCTCCGAGGGACACGGCCAGGCGTCCTGCTACACGAGTTCCTGA
- a CDS encoding DUF6879 family protein → MTHHVPDFTTLLRGARSTAVHLEMRDSYAVSGEAEEFEEFKRSGKVNEDPESERWAAWVPLVQEAVGRGVVLRRARIVSEPVTDYVRWEHAVTSVNLAAGELVRWLPRSRTSAIALPGNDFWLIDDRLVLFRWFTGDGTWAGHTFTGDRAAVRLCSSAFEAVWERGIPHEKYRMAT, encoded by the coding sequence ATGACGCACCACGTACCGGACTTCACCACGCTGCTGAGGGGCGCGCGGAGCACTGCGGTGCATCTGGAGATGCGCGACAGCTACGCGGTCTCCGGCGAGGCCGAGGAGTTCGAGGAGTTCAAACGCTCCGGCAAGGTGAACGAGGACCCCGAGTCCGAGCGCTGGGCGGCCTGGGTCCCCCTCGTCCAGGAGGCGGTGGGCCGGGGTGTGGTGCTGCGCCGCGCTCGGATCGTCTCCGAGCCGGTGACGGACTACGTCCGCTGGGAGCACGCGGTCACCTCCGTCAACCTCGCCGCCGGCGAACTGGTGCGCTGGCTGCCGAGGAGCCGTACGTCCGCAATCGCCCTGCCGGGCAACGACTTCTGGCTGATCGACGACCGCCTGGTGCTCTTCCGCTGGTTCACCGGCGACGGCACCTGGGCCGGCCACACCTTCACCGGCGACCGCGCCGCCGTACGGCTCTGCTCCTCGGCCTTCGAGGCGGTCTGGGAACGGGGCATCCCGCACGAGAAGTACCGCATGGCGACGTGA
- a CDS encoding DUF397 domain-containing protein, whose translation MRNGLPNARWRKSSYTGNNGGACVEVADGQFTGLTPVRDSKDPSGPALTFPTTSFATFVTGLKTGTIAPS comes from the coding sequence ATGCGCAACGGACTGCCCAATGCCCGGTGGCGCAAGTCGAGTTACACCGGCAACAACGGTGGCGCCTGCGTCGAGGTGGCCGACGGTCAGTTCACCGGCCTCACCCCCGTCCGCGACTCCAAGGACCCGTCCGGCCCGGCCCTCACCTTCCCCACCACGTCCTTCGCCACCTTCGTCACGGGCCTGAAGACCGGCACCATCGCCCCCTCCTGA
- a CDS encoding DUF397 domain-containing protein, with protein MSNDLDLARWRKSSHSDNHGACIEVADGQFTGLTPVRDSKDPSGPALVFPTTSFATFIANLKDGFLNTH; from the coding sequence ATGAGCAACGACCTGGACCTCGCCCGGTGGCGCAAGTCGAGCCACAGCGACAACCACGGGGCCTGCATCGAGGTGGCCGACGGTCAGTTCACCGGCCTCACCCCCGTCCGCGACTCCAAGGACCCGTCCGGCCCCGCGCTCGTCTTCCCCACCACGTCCTTCGCCACCTTCATCGCGAACCTGAAAGACGGATTCCTCAACACTCATTGA
- a CDS encoding helix-turn-helix domain-containing protein — translation MAGRKNELDPSESPGSLFGGMLRHYRELREMSQPQLASRIPCDDSLVSRIESGTRAPKDGFAARCDEILLTGGALTVLMPFVKRRLAQTFREGFMDYVDDEARAIELRNFETSCIPGLLQTPAYARAMLSTGALLLDDAPDTTEEAIAVRLDRQRILTAETPTFAFFVIDESALLRPVGGREVMREQLDHLLAVAEFPNIALQVAPMSLGERSPMWQSLHLLNLPDGSVVGYSESLHEGSLVRDHAKVALWQRQYALLQIAALSQDASLDLIRTARQDMYS, via the coding sequence ATGGCGGGTCGAAAGAATGAGCTGGATCCGAGCGAGTCGCCCGGAAGTCTGTTCGGTGGAATGCTGCGCCACTACCGGGAGTTGCGGGAGATGTCGCAGCCTCAGCTGGCGTCGCGGATTCCATGCGACGACAGCCTGGTGAGCCGGATCGAGAGTGGGACGCGGGCGCCGAAGGACGGGTTCGCGGCGCGGTGTGACGAGATCCTGCTGACGGGCGGGGCGCTGACGGTCCTGATGCCGTTCGTCAAGCGACGGTTGGCCCAGACGTTCCGCGAGGGGTTCATGGACTACGTGGACGACGAGGCCAGGGCCATCGAACTGAGAAACTTCGAGACCTCATGTATCCCAGGACTGCTCCAGACCCCTGCCTATGCCCGCGCGATGCTCTCCACCGGGGCTCTCCTCCTCGATGACGCCCCGGACACGACGGAGGAGGCAATCGCCGTACGACTTGACCGGCAACGAATCCTCACCGCCGAGACACCGACCTTTGCATTCTTTGTCATTGACGAAAGCGCACTCCTGCGACCGGTCGGTGGCCGAGAGGTGATGCGCGAGCAGCTGGATCACCTGCTTGCAGTCGCCGAGTTTCCCAACATCGCCCTTCAGGTGGCACCAATGTCGTTGGGTGAGCGATCTCCAATGTGGCAATCACTCCACCTTCTGAACCTTCCTGACGGATCAGTGGTCGGATACAGCGAGTCTCTGCACGAGGGCTCGCTGGTGCGCGATCACGCGAAGGTTGCTCTCTGGCAGCGTCAGTATGCTCTCCTGCAGATCGCAGCCCTCTCGCAGGATGCGTCCCTGGACCTGATCCGCACAGCCAGACAGGACATGTACTCATGA